In Candidatus Omnitrophota bacterium, a single window of DNA contains:
- a CDS encoding F0F1 ATP synthase subunit C, translated as MDATLVAVSSIITSGVTIGLGAIAPALGEGLAVARGLAAIAQQPDESNTIIRTLFVGLAMIESTAIYCLVISIILIFANPFWNQAVAMAGGK; from the coding sequence ATGGACGCTACATTGGTCGCGGTAAGCTCGATCATAACATCGGGTGTTACCATCGGGCTGGGAGCGATAGCCCCGGCACTTGGGGAAGGTCTTGCGGTCGCAAGGGGCCTGGCGGCGATAGCCCAGCAGCCCGATGAATCGAACACCATAATCAGAACGCTTTTTGTGGGCCTGGCCATGATAGAATCGACGGCCATTTACTGCCTGGTCATATCCATAATACTCATATTCGCGAATCCCTTCTGGAACCAGGCCGTAGCCATGGCGGGAGGCAAATAA